TCATGCTGCAAGAGGGCGAAGATCCTATAATTTCAGGCGGCAGTCGTACCGAGAGATGTGGGAAGAAGAGAGTGATAGAAGACGAAGAGATGCCAGACGATATGCCAAGGAGCAGGCTCAAAGACGTTACGAAAACATAAAAAAAAATAATGAAGCATTTAAGAAAAGCTGGTACTATAAACCCGCTTACTATTTTGTACATGCTATCATATTTGCTGCCTGGCTCATTGGATTAGCAATCTTATGTTCATCGCTTTACGGACTGGTATACTTCTACCTAGAGGACGATCAGTGGTGGAAAATTTTGTTTTGCTTTCCTCTGTTTGTTGCCGGAGTGCTTTGTATTACACATGCAAAAAAACTTAAACAAGAGGCTGCACCTTTTTTCAGTTAAGTAAATGCAACTTTTTTTGTTAAATACTTGTATATACAATTAAAGTATACACATTAAAATGAAAACTATATTACACCAATCCAATAACAGAGGCCACAGTAATTTCGGATGGCTGGACTCATATCATTCATTTAGTTTTGGCCGGTATTACGATCCCCAACGCATGGGTTTTGGCGTATTAAGAGTACTCAATGATGACCATGTGACCGGTGGAGCTGGTTTTGGCACTCACCCTCATGATAATATGGAAATAGTATCTATTCCTTTATGGGGAAATATGGCGCATAAAGATAGCACTGGTACCAATGGAGTCATCAAAACCGGAGATGTACAAATCATGTCAGCAGGTAGTGGAATAACTCACTCTGAGTTTAACCTGTCTAAAGATAAAGACCTTAAATTTCTACAGATATGGGTAATGCCCAAAGAGAGAAACATAAAACCACGCTATGCGCAGCAAAGCTATGACTTAAACTACAATTTAAATCAATGGCAAACAGTAGTAGCACCGGATGAAGAGCAGGCAT
This window of the Porifericola rhodea genome carries:
- a CDS encoding J domain-containing protein; the protein is MERYYQILGLPVGSSKTEVKKAYRKLAFMYHPDKNVAHEAQQKFYQITEAYEIILGTRKAPPIRQATSTHSYYHAARGRRSYNFRRQSYREMWEEESDRRRRDARRYAKEQAQRRYENIKKNNEAFKKSWYYKPAYYFVHAIIFAAWLIGLAILCSSLYGLVYFYLEDDQWWKILFCFPLFVAGVLCITHAKKLKQEAAPFFS
- a CDS encoding pirin family protein, giving the protein MKTILHQSNNRGHSNFGWLDSYHSFSFGRYYDPQRMGFGVLRVLNDDHVTGGAGFGTHPHDNMEIVSIPLWGNMAHKDSTGTNGVIKTGDVQIMSAGSGITHSEFNLSKDKDLKFLQIWVMPKERNIKPRYAQQSYDLNYNLNQWQTVVAPDEEQALWINQDAYFTMIKTDRVLQTSYRLKQAANGVYLFVIEGMLKVKEHQLKQRDALGVYEAEEVEMEISKDAYILAIEVPMG